One part of the Clostridium thermosuccinogenes genome encodes these proteins:
- a CDS encoding mannose-1-phosphate guanyltransferase has translation MKAVIMAGGEGTRLRPLTCSRPKPMVPVANKPVMEHIIELLKKHNLTEIAVTLQYMPDIIKEYFNDGKELGVDMRYYVENTPLGTAGSVKNAEDFLDDTFIVISGDALTDIDLSEVIDFHNKKGSMATLVLKKVDIPLEYGVVVTDDDGRIVRFLEKPSWGEVFSDTANTGIYVLSPEVLSYFKKNEMFDFSKDLFPILLKENKPMYGFIADGYWCDIGDLAAYRQANFDVLDGKVKVNISGKQISKGIWVDEGAEIDETATIEAPCIIGKNSKIKKNVHIGSYSVIGESNIVEDRAGLKRSIIWKNCILESNAQLRGSILCNKVHFRENTSAYENAVIGDDTTVRENAVIKPNIKVWPNKLIDESVEVNSNLVWGSKFTRTIFGNRGVAGEINVDITPEYASKLGAAYGAVFKGKAKVGISCDRSNSANMLKISFISGLLSSGLEVYDLGNLLLPMTRSAVRFYKFDGGIHISTSSEDMARLFVDFLDKNGSNIDRGLERKIENVFIREDFSRCEGDLIKRVEVIPDYSKYYLHSIINNVKSQKMNFRVALFSNSDFITNTMSTLLKELGCEVGIIRQKLINTRTIKQSTLAADVRYFSNYIKTRKFDLGVSIEDNSEKMMLVDNKGRIVTEDMFIALVSLILLKMMNGGMVVVPVSASQVVEKIAEQHNGKVLRAKTSLQDLMAKMLCSEVKEGMLEQFTMHFDAMAGLVRILDFMASNDCKLSDLVEMIPDFHINRKEVECPWNAKGKVIRQIMQEAGKDRVETLEGVKIHQDRGWVLVLPDAERPVCKVISESYSAEFAEELSDLYVNKVREISRS, from the coding sequence ATGAAAGCTGTTATCATGGCAGGCGGGGAAGGTACAAGACTCAGACCGTTAACTTGCAGTAGGCCGAAGCCAATGGTTCCGGTTGCAAACAAGCCTGTTATGGAGCATATCATCGAACTTTTAAAAAAACACAACCTTACTGAAATAGCCGTAACTCTTCAATACATGCCGGATATAATTAAAGAATATTTCAATGATGGTAAGGAACTGGGGGTGGATATGAGATATTATGTAGAAAATACACCCCTGGGGACAGCAGGCAGTGTAAAAAATGCGGAAGATTTTCTTGATGATACATTTATTGTAATTAGTGGAGATGCCTTGACAGACATTGATTTGTCGGAAGTGATAGATTTTCATAATAAAAAAGGCTCAATGGCTACCTTGGTGCTTAAGAAGGTCGATATCCCGCTGGAATACGGTGTGGTGGTAACGGATGATGACGGCAGAATTGTGCGTTTTCTGGAGAAGCCCAGCTGGGGAGAGGTATTCAGCGATACTGCCAATACGGGAATATATGTGCTTTCACCGGAAGTGCTGAGTTATTTTAAGAAAAATGAAATGTTTGATTTCAGCAAAGACCTTTTTCCCATATTGCTTAAGGAAAACAAGCCCATGTATGGCTTTATTGCCGATGGCTACTGGTGCGATATAGGGGATTTGGCGGCATATAGGCAGGCTAATTTTGATGTTTTGGACGGCAAGGTAAAAGTAAATATTTCCGGTAAGCAGATCAGCAAAGGCATATGGGTGGACGAGGGTGCGGAAATAGATGAGACAGCGACAATAGAAGCACCCTGCATAATCGGAAAAAATTCGAAAATCAAGAAAAATGTACACATAGGAAGCTATTCGGTTATTGGAGAATCCAATATTGTCGAGGACAGGGCAGGCCTTAAAAGAAGCATAATATGGAAAAACTGCATTCTGGAATCCAATGCGCAGCTTAGGGGCAGCATACTATGCAACAAGGTTCATTTCAGGGAAAACACTTCGGCTTATGAGAATGCGGTTATAGGCGATGATACCACAGTAAGGGAAAATGCTGTGATTAAGCCGAACATCAAGGTATGGCCCAATAAATTGATAGATGAAAGTGTTGAAGTGAATTCGAACCTGGTATGGGGTTCTAAGTTTACCCGTACTATTTTCGGCAACAGAGGTGTGGCAGGAGAGATTAATGTTGACATAACACCGGAATATGCTTCAAAGCTTGGTGCCGCCTATGGTGCAGTATTCAAGGGAAAAGCAAAAGTGGGGATAAGCTGTGACAGATCCAATTCTGCCAACATGCTGAAAATTTCCTTTATTTCCGGATTGCTTTCCTCCGGGCTTGAAGTGTATGATCTGGGAAACCTGCTGCTGCCCATGACCCGATCCGCCGTCAGGTTTTATAAATTTGACGGAGGTATCCATATAAGCACTTCATCAGAGGACATGGCTCGTTTGTTCGTTGACTTCCTCGATAAAAACGGAAGCAATATAGACCGTGGACTGGAGAGGAAAATAGAAAATGTCTTTATAAGGGAAGATTTTTCACGCTGTGAAGGCGACTTGATAAAGCGCGTGGAAGTGATTCCTGATTACAGCAAATATTACCTTCACAGTATCATAAACAACGTAAAATCGCAGAAGATGAATTTTCGTGTGGCGCTGTTTTCCAACTCCGACTTTATCACCAATACCATGAGCACCCTTTTAAAGGAGCTGGGATGTGAGGTCGGAATTATCCGGCAGAAGCTCATCAATACCAGGACAATAAAGCAGAGCACGCTGGCGGCTGACGTCAGATATTTTTCAAATTATATAAAGACAAGGAAATTCGATCTTGGCGTGTCCATAGAGGATAATTCGGAGAAAATGATGCTGGTGGACAACAAAGGAAGGATCGTCACCGAGGACATGTTCATTGCACTGGTGTCCCTGATATTATTAAAAATGATGAACGGTGGTATGGTGGTCGTTCCTGTTTCAGCAAGCCAGGTAGTGGAAAAGATTGCAGAACAGCATAATGGCAAAGTATTGAGGGCAAAAACCTCACTGCAGGACTTAATGGCAAAGATGCTGTGCAGTGAAGTGAAGGAAGGGATGCTGGAGCAGTTCACCATGCATTTTGATGCAATGGCCGGTCTTGTTCGGATACTGGACTTCATGGCATCAAATGACTGCAAATTGTCGGATCTGGTGGAAATGATCCCGGATTTCCATATAAACCGGAAAGAGGTGGAATGCCCCTGGAATGCCAAAGGCAAAGTGATAAGGCAGATTATGCAGGAGGCAGGCAAAGACAGAGTGGAGACCCTGGAAGGCGTCAAAATCCATCAGGACCGGGGATGGGTTTTGGTTCTGCCGGATGCGGAACGGCCTGTATGCAAGGTTATAAGTGAAAGCTACTCAGCAGAATTTGCAGAGGAATTGAGTGACCTTTATGTAAACAAGGTGAGGGAAATCAGCAGGAGCTGA
- a CDS encoding D-alanyl-D-alanine carboxypeptidase family protein translates to MKRVLTLVLAIVVLFQFNPLIAKASTAPELKAESAVLMEAKSGKVLYEKELHKQIYPASTTKILTAILVLENLDLDDTVTVGDEIKHIGLDSSASGLKIGETMSARDLMWALLLPSGNDAAYTAAVTVARKKSGDASMGIQESLSYFADMMNKKAAELGAKDTHFVNPDGYHDENHYTSAYDIALFSREAMKYDLFNEIVKTRVLETTAPDGEHRLWVNRNELVNQYGKYYYQFATGIKTGHTSYSGFCLAASASKSGMDLIAVVMKEPDEESRWLDTTALFEYGFNSFKEHTLFEKGQILGSVNVGKKYRKQVVSLDVSAETGYSDILLTDDISKIEMTMQWDPELLADTKNGEDEVKLLGPITQGQVVGKAIFTVDGKTITETNLISNATVMEKDIFDTFLAAMEQVYKVRYILVAIVAAILILVIVNKISSKKAKSKSSRW, encoded by the coding sequence ATGAAGCGAGTTTTAACTTTAGTTCTAGCAATCGTTGTTCTATTTCAGTTTAACCCGTTAATTGCAAAAGCTTCCACAGCTCCGGAGTTAAAAGCTGAAAGTGCTGTACTTATGGAAGCCAAATCAGGAAAAGTTCTATATGAAAAAGAATTACATAAGCAGATTTATCCTGCAAGCACTACTAAAATACTTACCGCCATATTAGTATTGGAAAATCTAGATCTTGATGACACTGTAACCGTAGGGGATGAGATCAAGCATATAGGATTGGATTCCAGTGCGTCGGGATTAAAAATAGGTGAAACCATGTCGGCTCGGGACCTCATGTGGGCGCTTTTGCTCCCCTCAGGCAATGATGCCGCTTATACCGCTGCTGTCACCGTAGCCAGGAAAAAATCAGGGGATGCCTCTATGGGGATTCAGGAATCATTGAGCTATTTTGCTGATATGATGAATAAAAAGGCAGCAGAGCTGGGTGCAAAGGATACTCATTTTGTCAACCCTGACGGATATCATGATGAAAACCATTATACTTCAGCTTATGACATAGCTCTGTTTTCCAGAGAAGCGATGAAGTATGACCTTTTCAATGAGATTGTTAAAACCAGGGTGCTGGAAACCACCGCTCCTGACGGGGAGCACAGGCTCTGGGTGAACAGAAATGAGCTGGTAAATCAATATGGTAAATATTACTACCAGTTTGCTACCGGTATCAAAACCGGCCATACTTCCTATTCCGGTTTTTGCCTGGCAGCTTCCGCTTCAAAAAGCGGTATGGATTTAATTGCCGTCGTCATGAAAGAACCCGATGAGGAGTCCAGGTGGCTGGATACTACAGCTTTGTTCGAATACGGGTTTAATAGCTTTAAAGAACACACATTGTTTGAAAAAGGGCAAATTTTAGGAAGCGTAAATGTCGGGAAAAAATACAGAAAGCAAGTGGTCAGCCTTGATGTATCGGCCGAAACCGGATATTCTGACATACTGCTGACAGATGATATCTCAAAAATAGAGATGACCATGCAATGGGACCCTGAGCTTCTTGCCGATACTAAAAATGGCGAAGATGAAGTTAAGCTCTTAGGTCCAATTACACAAGGCCAGGTTGTAGGTAAAGCTATCTTCACAGTGGATGGCAAAACGATAACCGAAACCAACCTTATTTCCAACGCAACAGTGATGGAGAAGGATATATTCGATACATTTCTGGCTGCTATGGAGCAGGTGTATAAAGTAAGGTATATTTTGGTCGCCATTGTCGCAGCGATTTTGATTTTGGTAATAGTCAACAAAATCAGCTCCAAAAAGGCAAAAAGCAAAAGCAGCAGATGGTGA
- a CDS encoding SDR family oxidoreductase — MDINMINSFPKTFPPQKQDKQPGIESQMNPRPVFEDPNYRPSVKLHGKTAIITGGDSGIGRAVSIAFASEGADVAIIYLDEHSDAEETKMHIEKRGRKCLLIPGDIGDERFCMQAVQKVIGEFGKIDVIVNNAAEQHPQNSIEDITAEQLERTFRTNVFGVFYLTKAAMHYLKEGASIINTTSVTAYAGNERLLDYSSTKGALTTFTRSLALQLASRNIRVNAVAPGPIWTPLITSSASSEQEVTEFGANTPMGRAGQPVELAQAYVYLASDDSSYMTGQTIHINGGKIVIG; from the coding sequence ATGGACATAAACATGATCAATAGTTTTCCAAAAACATTTCCACCTCAAAAACAGGATAAACAGCCGGGTATAGAAAGTCAGATGAATCCGCGGCCTGTGTTTGAAGATCCAAACTACAGGCCGTCGGTAAAGCTCCATGGGAAAACTGCCATAATCACAGGAGGTGACAGCGGAATCGGAAGGGCCGTTTCAATAGCCTTTGCCAGTGAGGGAGCCGATGTTGCCATAATTTATCTGGATGAGCACAGTGATGCTGAAGAGACTAAGATGCATATTGAAAAAAGAGGAAGAAAGTGCCTGCTGATACCCGGAGATATCGGAGATGAACGCTTTTGCATGCAGGCGGTGCAAAAAGTCATCGGAGAGTTTGGCAAAATCGACGTGATAGTGAACAATGCTGCTGAGCAGCATCCGCAAAACAGTATAGAGGATATCACTGCGGAGCAGCTGGAAAGGACATTCAGGACCAATGTATTTGGAGTTTTTTATCTTACAAAGGCTGCCATGCATTATTTAAAGGAAGGAGCATCCATAATAAACACTACATCGGTTACTGCCTACGCCGGGAATGAAAGGCTGCTGGACTATTCCAGCACCAAAGGGGCTTTGACGACCTTTACCCGATCCCTGGCCTTGCAGCTGGCATCCAGAAATATAAGGGTCAATGCCGTTGCACCGGGTCCGATTTGGACTCCCCTTATAACTTCTTCAGCTTCTTCGGAGCAGGAGGTGACAGAGTTCGGTGCAAATACTCCCATGGGCAGGGCAGGTCAGCCGGTAGAACTAGCCCAAGCATATGTTTATCTCGCTTCCGACGATTCATCCTACATGACCGGGCAGACAATTCACATAAACGGCGGAAAAATAGTAATCGGTTAG
- a CDS encoding DUF881 domain-containing protein, which produces MSKKDTRLVFFIAFVMFGLLLSVQFKSILKVNSKKLSVENKIVLYKDQLEAEKEKTKYLEEQISLAEKDRENLLNELIESQGDEYLLALKEKLDRTNLIAGLTDVKGPGIIIELDDAPGRNPDNPFEDPNDLIIHEPDILTILNELKKLGAQAISINGERLVSTSEQICAGPTILINNKRYPVPYVISVIGDPEMLYNGISESFIVYILRSYRIRVDIKKSNEVIIPKYEYLQKDIVGEGTLK; this is translated from the coding sequence ATGAGCAAAAAAGACACAAGGCTTGTTTTCTTCATAGCTTTCGTGATGTTTGGCCTCTTACTGTCCGTTCAATTTAAGAGCATTTTGAAGGTAAACAGCAAGAAGCTTTCTGTGGAAAACAAGATTGTTCTGTATAAAGATCAGCTGGAAGCTGAAAAAGAAAAAACAAAATATCTTGAAGAGCAAATCAGCTTGGCAGAGAAGGACAGGGAAAACCTGTTGAATGAGCTGATTGAAAGTCAAGGGGACGAATACCTGCTGGCACTTAAGGAGAAGCTTGACAGGACGAACTTGATTGCCGGGCTGACGGATGTAAAAGGACCGGGTATCATCATTGAATTGGATGACGCCCCTGGCAGAAATCCGGACAACCCATTTGAGGACCCCAATGATCTTATAATACATGAGCCTGATATTTTGACCATATTGAATGAGTTGAAAAAGCTGGGAGCGCAGGCTATATCAATAAATGGCGAAAGGTTGGTCTCCACCAGCGAGCAGATATGCGCCGGACCTACCATTCTCATTAATAACAAGCGCTATCCGGTACCCTATGTTATAAGTGTCATCGGAGATCCGGAAATGCTTTACAACGGCATAAGTGAGAGCTTTATAGTATATATTTTGAGAAGCTATAGAATCAGAGTGGACATAAAAAAATCCAATGAAGTAATAATACCAAAGTATGAATATCTGCAAAAGGATATAGTGGGGGAGGGAACACTAAAATGA
- a CDS encoding DUF881 domain-containing protein, whose translation MKMKIYRNIALTLVCIILGVMVSWQYKSVNFNQKSVQQNYKRVEEVMDELLSEKHKNELLSQRLNELNKEIEDYKNATNAYAALSKALARAEMIAGLTDVKGPGVIVTLDNNIEKNGYVEETHILSVINELRASDAQAISINGERIVAMSEVRNTVNYIMINGKQMRPPFVIKAIADPDKLESSLTLLGGVKENLELIYHIKVDIKKSDNIEIPKVRDDGTVIKTDKLTPVND comes from the coding sequence ATGAAGATGAAGATATACCGGAATATAGCGTTAACTTTGGTATGTATAATACTGGGCGTAATGGTTTCATGGCAATATAAAAGTGTAAACTTCAATCAAAAGAGCGTACAGCAGAATTATAAAAGAGTAGAGGAAGTAATGGACGAGCTTCTTTCGGAAAAACATAAAAATGAGCTCCTGAGCCAGAGATTGAATGAGTTAAACAAGGAAATAGAAGACTACAAAAATGCTACCAATGCTTATGCAGCTTTGAGCAAGGCTTTGGCACGGGCAGAAATGATAGCTGGGCTTACGGACGTAAAAGGTCCGGGGGTGATAGTAACTCTGGACAATAACATAGAAAAAAACGGCTATGTTGAGGAGACGCATATTTTAAGCGTGATAAACGAACTAAGGGCATCCGATGCTCAGGCGATATCCATCAATGGAGAGAGAATAGTTGCCATGAGCGAAGTGAGAAACACGGTTAACTATATCATGATAAACGGAAAACAGATGCGTCCTCCGTTTGTCATAAAAGCCATAGCTGACCCTGACAAGCTGGAGAGTTCTCTCACATTGCTGGGAGGTGTAAAGGAGAATCTGGAGCTGATATATCATATAAAGGTGGATATAAAAAAATCTGACAACATTGAAATTCCTAAAGTCAGGGATGACGGGACAGTAATCAAAACCGACAAGCTCACGCCTGTTAATGATTGA